The following proteins are co-located in the Vigna angularis cultivar LongXiaoDou No.4 chromosome 2, ASM1680809v1, whole genome shotgun sequence genome:
- the LOC108327458 gene encoding uncharacterized protein LOC108327458 encodes MLRRIGSVAYEIVLPPQLGNLHNVFHVSQLRKYVPDLSHVMEVDDILVKEDLTIDVRPVRVLNVQTKMLRGKDIRTVKVLRDEATQEMTWEFEEVMKKEYPYLFGKYVNFRGQKFF; translated from the coding sequence ATGCTTAGGAGGATTGGTTCAGTAGCCTATGAGATAGTACTGCCACCTCAGTTGGGGAACTTGCACAATGTTTTTCATGTGTCTCAATTGAGGAAATACGTGCCAGATCTAAGTCATGTGATGGAAGTGGATGACATTCTAGTCAAAGAAGATTTAACCATTGATGTTAGACCAGTAAGGGTGCTAAATGTGCAAACTAAGATGTTGAGAGGGAAGGACATTCGCACAGTGAAGGTGTTACGGGATGAAGCTACTCAGGAAATGACTTGGGAGTTTGAGGAAGTTATGAAGAAGGAGTATCCTTATCTTTTTGGTAAGTATGTCAATTTTCGGGGACAAAAATTCTTTTGA